Proteins from a genomic interval of Crassostrea angulata isolate pt1a10 chromosome 7, ASM2561291v2, whole genome shotgun sequence:
- the LOC128192729 gene encoding tripartite motif-containing protein 2-like has translation MDVEETLAELVESNFLKCSSCCHDYQNPRLLPCLHSLCAECIQKLPHQISSQSENQESKDNIPNGKVLEQFACPICLSSIFLPDGGESAFQSNAFLFDLCKLYKYKHDSGRHCDYCQYAGKTVDAVSLCLNCHDDMCGNCHEAHQKTKITRTHQVVPYEQVKNGLYDHDIRQNQKLKCEEHEDSYLTSFCTDCEMLLCPECQTSAHVSHNIVDFENALPKYSKQIKGLISSIKTRLPSIQNYCEFLEKYSENLDQTKEQLLTDTQSQAESLHRMIDECKDKLQQEIKESCEAEMNQAKEKLKNLQIASTSLHNNAHFLNQLMAHGKPEEVLVMHREITSRLTQLIKMQMDGLTAKLRIGFIPGANTEQNVQTLLGKLSNDMIPVGKSESNQLAGSELRITSVLPNVKSTPEFLLSFDSEGTDESRDIWPTGMAITKKDNVVIVDRDNKKIKVFDSVGKLLKEFTGQNDNKIGIPFDVTVLENDTIALTDYEKENVKVFTQEGNHLLTISGFFKHPRGITTNSKGEILVVDCRQQRITVHDPKNGNLIKTIDGLDKKGNRILVDPYYITTTHEDNILVTDTAAPNIKVFNMEGRLIAEYGTYGVKEQQILQPFGICVDDYGYIFVADNQNHRIHLLNPDGKLNKFLLTKSNSIWHPMAVNISKKGFFLVSEALGKVRLYKYL, from the coding sequence ATGGATGTAGAGGAAACTCTTGCTGAGCTGGTAGAATCAAACTTCCTGAAGTGTTCCAGCTGTTGCCATGACTACCAGAATCCTCGACTGCTGCCATGTCTTCATAGTCTGTGTGCAGAGTGCATTCAGAAACTTCCACACCAAATAAGCTCTCAGTCAGAAAACCAGGAATCTAAAGATAACATTCCAAATGGAAAAGTGCTGGAGCAGTTTGCCTGTCCGATCTGCCTGTCTTCCATATTTCTCCCAGATGGAGGAGAGAGTGCTTTTCAAAGCAATGCATTTCTATTTGACTTGTGTAAACTTTATAAGTACAAACATGATTCTGGCAGACACTGTGACTACTGCCAGTATGCAGGTAAAACTGTGGATGCTGTGTCCTTGTGTCTGAACTGTCATGATGACATGTGCGGGAATTGTCATGAAGCTCATCAGAAGACAAAGATTACAAGGACCCACCAAGTTGTGCCATATGAGCAGGTTAAAAATGGTCTCTATGATCATGACATCAGACAAAACCAGAAACTGAAGTGTGAGGAACATGAAGATAGTTACCTAACATCTTTCTGCACTGACTGTGAAATGCTTCTTTGCCCGGAGTGCCAAACGTCTGCACATGTTAGTCACAATATTGTTGACTTTGAAAATGCATTGCCAAAATATTCTAAACAAATCAAAGGGCTGATTTCCAGCATCAAGACTCGTCTTCCTTCCATACAGAACTACTGTGAATTTCTAGAGAAGTACTCTGAGAATCTGGATCAGACTAAGGAACAGTTACTGACAGACACCCAATCACAGGCAGAGAGCCTCCACCGAATGATTGACGAGTGCAAGGACAAGCTCCAGCAGGAGATCAAAGAGTCGTGTGAAGCGGAGATGAATCAAGCCAAAGAAAAGCTGAAGAATCTACAGATTGCCTCTACCTCTCTTCATAACAATGCTCATTTTCTGAACCAGCTAATGGCTCACGGAAAGCCGGAGGAAGTTCTGGTCATGCACCGAGAAATCACATCCAGACTCACTCAACTCATCAAAATGCAAATGGATGGTCTAACTGCTAAACTCAGGATTGGGTTCATTCCAGGTGCCAATACGGAGCAGAATGTCCAGACCTTGCTAGGCAAGCTCTCAAATGACATGATTCCTGTTGGCAAAAGTGAGTCAAATCAGTTAGCTGGGAGTGAGTTAAGAATAACCTCAGTTTTACCCAATGTCAAGAGCACACCAGAGTTTCTACTTTCCTTTGATTCTGAAGGAACTGATGAGAGCCGGGATATCTGGCCAACTGGGATGGCTATCACAAAGAAAGACAATGTTGTCATAGTGGATCGAGACAACAAAAAGATCAAGGTCTTCGACTCGGTAGGGAAACTACTGAAAGAGTTCACAGGACAAAATGACAACAAAATAGGAATTCCATTTGATGTCACAGTTCTTGAAAATGATACAATTGCCTTAACAGACTATGAGAAAGAAAATGTCAAAGTCTTTACCCAAGAAGGAAACCACCTTCTCACTATATCAGGATTCTTTAAGCATCCTCGCGGGATTACAACAAACAGCAAAGGGGAAATTCTGGTAGTTGACTGTCGACAACAGAGGATCACAGTTCATGATCCCAAAAATGGGAACTTGATCAAAACAATAGATGGCCTGGACAAGAAAGGAAACCGAATTCTGGTAGACCCTTACTACATCACCACCACTCATGAAGACAACATCTTAGTTACCGACACTGCCGCTCcaaatattaaagttttcaaCATGGAAGGTCGATTGATTGCAGAGTATGGAACCTATGGCGTCAAAGAGCAGCAGATTTTGCAGCCATTTGGGATTTGTGTGGACGACTATGGGTATATCTTTGTTGCAGACAATCAAAATCATCGCATCCATCTTCTGAATCCTGATGgaaaactcaacaaatttttactgACCAAGAGTAACAGTATATGGCACCCCATGGCTGTTAATATATCGAAGAAGGGATTTTTCCTGGTGTCAGAGGCATTAGGAAAAGTTAGACTTTACAAGTATTTATAG